ttttatactgttggtgggagtgcaaattagttcaaccattgtggaagtcaggtggcgattcctgaaggatctagaaccagaaataccatttgacccaggaattccattactgggtatatacccaaaggattataaatcattctactataaggacacatgaatatgtatgtttttttgcagcattattcacaataacaaagacttggaaccaacgtaaatgcccatcaatgatagactgaataaagaaaatgtggcacatgtatatcatgaaatactatgcagccatataaaaggatgagttcatgtcctttgcagggacatggatgaagctggaaaccatcattctcagcaaactaacacaagaacagaaaaccaaacaccactgttgtcacttataagtgggagttggacaAGGAGAACAcgtagacacagggaggggaacatctcatactggggcctgtcggggtggtgggctaggggagagatagcattaggagaagtgCCTTATGTAGATGATtcgttgatgggtgcagcaaaccaccatgtcacatgtatacctatgtaataaactggcatgttctgcacatgtaccccagaacttaaagtataaaaaaaaaaaaaaaaaaaaacacctgttgACTGTACTCACCCTGTTTTACTATCAGATGCtcaatcttattcattctaattaCATTTTTGTATGCATTATTTGAATAAATCTATCCACTCTGCCCatcttccatttttcttatttatttaatcctAATTTCTCTTTTAAGACCAAATCCAGATGAAAACTTGGCTTATAATCTTATAACAGTTCCCTTGTTTGTCGTGAATCACATTTCAACCCAAAGGATTCCTTTTTAGCATTCCTTGCAGAGTAGATCTAGTAAAAACATATTCTCGTAGCTTGTGTTCATCTGGGAATGTCCTCATTATTGACAGGCATGTTTGCCCAGCATAGAATTCTCAGctgacagttttttctttcagcactttgaatatatcaatCTAATGCATTCTAACCTCCAAGGTTTCTGCTGATGATCTTTTTGAGGTTCTTTTGTATGTGACAAATTGCTTCTCCTTTTCTGCTTCaagattctgtcttttttttttcctgactgaTTTTAACATGTCTTGGTGGAtgtatttgagtttattttgagTTTATTGTACTTCCTGGATGTATAGATTTGTGTCTTTCACCAAATTTAGGAAGTTTTGGCTTTTCTACAAATACTCTATTTCCTTGCCTCTCTTGTATTCTTCTACATTTCCCATGTTTGTGTTGGTCagcttgatggtgtcccatagGTCCTTTGGGTTccgtttatttttcttaattcttttttgcTCTGATTCTCAAACTTGATAATTTCAATAGTCTTATACTTAAATTCACAGATTCTTTTTGGCATTCCCAAATCTGCTGTTGAACTCCTCTGGTGAATTCATTATTTCAATTATGGTACTCTTTAGTTTTAGAATGTCTATGTGGttctttattataatttcagtctcttttttgatatttgtaaGTTGTTTCCTTGGTTCTCTCTAGTTCTTGTATGTTTTAGCTTTTGAGTATATGTAAGACagttgatttaaagtctttgtttAAGAATTGTTATGTTTGGTTTGCCTCAGGGATAAAtgtcaatttatatttttcctgtgATTGGAGAACACTTCCAGTTTCTTTGTATGCTTTGTGATTTTCTTATTCCTGCTGAAACTGggcattttaatattataattcgGTAACTTTAGAAATCACTTTCTTATTCTTCTCTAGACTTTGCTGTTCTTAATTATTGAAGTCTTCAATCATCcatttgtttttatgaatttttcagactttttttgcagtctatatttttttctagtcatGTGTGGTCACTGAATTCTCTCTCTTTAGTTTGTGTTCAGATAGTGTTTTCACCAGCATTTTTCCTGGAGGGTCAGGATtcaaacaaccaccaccaaaaaataaaaaaaactaaaaaaaaaactaaaaaaaaataaaaaataaaaaaaataaaaaaaataaataaataaaacgccTTTCCTATTATTTGCAAATTGACTGTCCTTAGCACTTTTTAAGCACTTAGCCTGGTCCATTTAGAACTTCATCTTAGTCTTCACTGCTTGCTTGCACTGAGCATAGAGATTAGCCAGAAGTAAAACGTTAGGGTCTTTTGAGGTCTTTGCCATGCCTCTTCTGTCCTGGGTATGTGCTTGGTGTTCTGAATTCCCTAACCCATTTATGCCtcgtgttccattattggaacgctaagcatgtgggagttatatgctactgctcaaggtcatttcaaggtctgattgcaaaaatttaaaaaaattgcaacctGAGGTATAAATGGGCTATAATGTACACAGTGCTCTTGATTGCCCTcatttccccccaaaaaagtctctccttagctttttttttttttcttttggaattcaTTTGAGAATGGTATTTATCTCCTGGATTTATCTATGTTTTACAAACTATTCTTTTATTAgctctttttccagtttttattttgttataatttgtgcAATTTTATACATTTAGATTTGTACGATTCTGTATTTTAcatccattttgttttctttatttctttcctttttttgagacagagttttactctgtttgcccaggctggagtacagtggtgtgatcttggctcactgcaacctctgcctcccaggttcacgtgattctcctgtctcagcctcctgagtagctgggaatacaggtgtctgcctccgtgcctggctaattttcgtatttttagtagagacagggtttcaccacgttggccatgctggtcttgaactcctgacctcgtgatcctcccaccttggcctaccaaagtgctgggactacaggcgtaagccaccgcacctggcccattttgtTTTCTAGTAGTGTTCAGAGagtatttgctttgttttcagtTAGGCAAATACTAACATTTAATTTTGGAATGCTCTTTTTTTAGtctgtgattttttgttttgttttgttttgagaccgagtctcactctgtcacccaggctggaatgcagtggcacaatcttggctcactgcaatctccacctcccgggttcaagcgattctcctccctcagcctcccgagtagcagggaatACAGGCGTCCACAACCACGCAtggctattttttgtctttttagcagggatggggtttcactatgttggccaggcaggtcttgaactccagaccttagGTCTCTCCCAAGCTTCAGAATCATCTCTGTAGCCTTCCACTGGACATTCTCACTTCCATGACATGAAGACATTCCAGGAGCTGCATGGCCTGCATGTGTCTTATTGTCACTCTGCACTCTCCCCTTCCTCAACACCCAACCTCCTGGTTCTAATTTCAAGACCTTCTAATGCCTCTCTGCAGGCCCTCTGGAAGTagcccttcttctcttctttgtttaGTGAATTCCCTCTTCCACGTCTCCACTACTGCCTCTTAATATAGACAATCTACCTCTAATGCTGCTCTCCAGCGGTCTCCAATCTACTTTGGTGGCATTGCTTCCTCAGTGAAAGCTGAATTATGTTACAGAGATTCAGTTGTGTATTTCCAGTTCACCATCAACTTCTGCTATTCGCATCAATGACCTGGAGTTGGGGGAGCAGGGAGCCTATGGCCTAAAGGAAGTGTGCAAGATAATTGTGTTTATGTCATATACTGTCAGTCCTTTAGGGCTTGGGAGGAAAATATCAGCAtgcctatttatatttttatctataaaataacaaaattaaactttCCTTATATGTGgattgattatattttatttactttataaataaatgtaagtagAACTAGTAGTTGCTAAAAATTTTTACAGATTAGATGAGTGATAAATATTTGGAGAACACTAACAGGATTAAAGCCAAAAGTATTTCCTAGTCTCCCTCATCTCCCATGCCTCTGCAACCTTTATCTCATCACAGGTAAGACATGCTCTTATCCTGTTAAGCGGTTCCATTGACTTGCCACatattttttcaggtttttaaccttttcttaaatttttgttaTATGTTTGCAAAGGAACTAAAGTTTTATCACTTTTGTGAAATCTAATATGTTGACATACTTTCACATGAATTTGCACAGACCACTTTTATGATCCATCTGTGTTGCACATATCTGTGGTGTGAGTCCGTTAAGTCCTATAGTAGGTATGTCTCTATATGTATGTTTCCTTGTGAGAAGATATGTTCCTCTCCTGTAATTGCAGGAAGACTCTTTATTCAAATTGGAATACTCAGAAACTAAGAAAGCTCTAGGCATATGTAGGCactaaatatttttgcattaagTAATAAATTAATGCACCAACAGGATatttcttctatgattttttaCCCACAATGTGTAACATAAAACAACATATGTCATAGAGGCTCTTTATaacattttccatttaattttcaacaataaaaatggTAAGGATTAGTCCCTAAACATCCTTTTTCACGTGAACTGATTCTTATCACTTCAGACTGAGCAGAACTGTGATTTTCCAGGGATCTGTGTCATTTAGGGATGTGACTGTGGGCTTCACTCAAGAGGAGTGGCAGCATCTGGACCCCGCTCAGAGGACCCTGTACAGGgatgtgatgctggagaactaCAGCCACCTTGTCTCAGTAGGTAGGTAGGAATTGTTTCCCATGTAGAAGACCAGAATGCACGTCCTTTCTTATCAATAGAAACTTGCGAAACTTTtgtaaaatatagtaatatttaGGTTTGAGATTCAGAGATCAAGGACAATTTATCCCTTTTGGATACTAGAGAGAATGACAGAATTaaatgaagtgtgtgtgtgtgtgtgtgtactgtttGGGGTATACTGTCTTCCTCCTTCAGGAAAACCCACCCAGTTTGTCCCAAGTAATACAGTTCTCATCCACAGGATATTGCATTCCTAAACCAGAAGTGATTCTCAAGTTGGAGAAAGGCGAGGAGCCATGgatattaaaggaaaaatttcCAAGCCAGCGTCATCTAGGTGAGTTAGTATGTGCCAGATGGAATTTAAAGGAAGGTAGATCACAAAGGGTAGGTTCAGATAATAAGACCATTGAAATGTTCTTCAGGAATCATGTTTTAGAGGCTCTAGAACTTTGGAACTAACATGTTGACATGACCCAAATATCCAGTGACTCTGAATCACCCAGCATCTCCCAATATCACTTCCATACacacatcttgttttttttttttttaattgtggtataaATTATGTGGTTAAGccaaagattaataaaatatatatatttgtgtgtgtgtgtgtgtgtgtgtgtgtgtatatataaacactcATGTATCCATCACTGAGATGAATATATAGAGTGATTTTTCAACACCCCCGGAAAGCTCCCTGGTGTACTTTTCCCGGTAAAGAGCATCCCtccttctttaaaatattaaacatatttttctataCATGCTTTTTTGAGTTGCTCATTCTTTAGCTTTTtatcatatttatcattttttttacagaattattttacAATAGCCTGGgcccagtggttcatgcctataattccaggactttgggaggctgaggtgcgaggaacacttgagcccaggaatttgaggccagcttgggcaaaataggaagaccccatctctatgaaaacttaaaaaattagccaggcatggtggcacacacctgtggtctcatgcctggctaatttttgtgatctCAGCTCCTGGAGAGCTGAGGTGAGAGTCTTGTTTTAGCCTGGGAAGAGGCTACAGTTAACTGTGTTTGTGCCATTGCAATGCAGTcttggtgacagggcaagattctgtctctaaaaaataaaaagcagttaaaattaaaattaaacgtTCAACCAGTAAGGATTTCAGCGTGAAGcctgaaaatatttgtgtttggAAAAGCTCTCCAGGTAATATTGATAAACATTATTTGTTAAACACCACTGATTTAAATATCTAGGGCACTAAGAAAAAATCATAGGCAAAGTAATGGCTGCCAGGAACATAGTTGGTGAGCAAAATCAGAACcgcatgaaatattttaaaaatcagtgtttaACAAAGAATATTGTTATAGCAATCCAGCTGTTTGTGCTTAAATGAATTATACAAACagttctttcatgttttttagTGAATGAACCTGGAAAATTTGGGAaggcaaacttttaaaaacactgttaGAGTACAATCTGACAATGAAAAAACAATCAGTATGAGATTATGATGGGAATGAGCAATTTATGAGGGACAAACAGTTGAACCTACCTAGAGTGAAATATATTCATTCTAGACTCGTAAAAGAATGGCTTGGTTCTAATCTGAATCTAAATGTAAAGATATGTTTACTTCAGTGAcaccttgttaaaaaaaaaagtgtgtgttctTGGGACATTGGAATCAGTATAGTATAGTACAGTTGATGGAATAAAGGGCAAATCCCGTAGCCAGAATAGAACCATAAACCTGATCCTGTGACAAGGATGGCTTGTTCACTCATTGATTTCACTCTTATTGTTGCATACTTTTATTCCTAGTGAATCAGAGCTAGAACAACAATTGAGCCAGGTGAagtgcttcatgcctgtaatcccagcactttggaaggccaatgtggatgaattgcttgaagccagtagttcgagaccagcctggctaacatggcaaaatcctgtgtctactaaaaacataaaaactagcTGAACATGGTtgtgtacatctgtagtcccagctacttgggaggttgaggcatgagaatcgcttgaacccaggaagcagaggttgtagtgagctgagatcatgtcactacactccagcctgggtgacagagcaagactctgtctcaaaaacaccaccaccaccaccaaccaacaacaacaaaaccacacaGAATTGGAGCCTGGATTACAGGACTATCTATGAATTAGAACTTTTAGAAATTCAGCTTGTTGCTGCTGTGTTGAATTAAAAAGAGATATAAGACTGGAAGTGTGCACATTGTTGTCATAATGTAGGTATGAGGAGGTAATGGCCTAAACTGAGCCATGCCTTCAAATATAATGCTAACTTTATTTCTCTTACATATCGTTGTCAACTAATCTTTCTTGTCACTctatatttcagaaataattaatACCAGTAGAAACTATTCAAGAATGAAGTTCAATGAGTTTAACAAAGGTGGAAAATGTTTGTGTGGTGAAAAGCATGAAATAATTCATTCTGAAGAGGAACCTTATGAATATAATACAAATGGGAACAGCTTCTGGCTGAATGAAGACCTCATTTGgcatcagaaaattaaaaattgggaGCAACCTTTTGAATAcaatgaatgtgggaaagctttcCCTGAGAATTCATTCTTCCTTGTACATAAGAGAGGTTACACAGGACAGAAAACCTGCAAATATACTGAACATGGGAAAACCTGTGATATGTCATTTTTCATTACCCATCAGCAAACGCATCCAAGAGAAAACCACTATGAATGTAATCAATGTGGAGAAAACATCTTTGAGGAATCGATTCTCCTTGAACATCAGAGTGTTTACCCATTCAGCCAGAAGTTAAATCTCACTCCAATTCAGAGAACCCACTCAGTTAACAATATTATTGAATATAATGAGTGTGGAACCTTTTTCAGTGAAAAATTAGTCCTTCATTTACAACAGAGAACACATACAGGAGAAAAACCTTATGAATGTCATGAATGTGGAAAAACCTTCACCCAGAAGTCAGCCCATACAAGACATCAGAGAACACACACAGGGGGAAAACACTATGAATGTCACGAATGTGGGAAGACCTTTTATAAGAATTCAGACCTCATTAAACATCAAAGAATTCATACAGGGGAGAGACCTTATAGATGTCATGAATGTGGGAAATCCTTCAGTGAAAAGTCAACCCTTACTCAACATCAGAGAACACACACAGGCGAGAAACCATATGAATGTCATGAATGTGGGAAAACCTTTTCATTTAAGTCAGTCCTTACTGTGCATCAGAAGACACACACAGGGGAGAAGCCCTATGAATGCTATGCATGTGGGAAAGCCTTTCTCAGAAAATCAGACCTCATTAAACATCAAAGAATTCACACAGGTGAAAAACCTTATGAATGTAATGCATGTGGGAAATCATTTTCTGAGAAGTCAACCCTTACTAAACATCTAAGAACTCACACAGGtgagaaaccttatgaatgtatTCAGTGTGGAAAATTTTTCTGCTACTACTCCGGTTTCACAGAACATCTGAGAAGACACACAGGGGAGAAACCTTTTggatgtaatgaatgtgggaaaacctTCCGTCAGAAGTCAGCCCTAATTGTTCACCAGAGAACTCATATAAGACAGAAACCCTATGgatgtaatgaatgtggaaaatCATTCTGTGTGAAGTCAAAACTCATTGCACATCATAGAACACACACAGGGGAGAAACCCTATGCATGTAATGTTTGTGGAAAATCATTCTATGTTAAGTCAAAACTAACTGTACATCAGAGAACACACTTGGggagaaaccctataaatgtagTAAGTGAGGGAAATTACTCTGGGTGAAGTCAGAACTTTGTGGAACACAGAACATAAAGGGTGAGAGAAATCGGTTAATATAATGATAATGAGAACACCTTTGGCCTGAAGTCAGTTCTCACAGTATTGAGAGaacttagagaaaaaaaacaatatgAAGATACGGAATGCAGGAAAACATTATTCTGGACTTTGGACCATACATTATGTTATAAAACTAAAAGTGGAAAAAACTTACTGGTGAATGAATGTAGGAAACATTTTGCCCAGTGCCACTCCTCATtaaacatcagagaattcacatgGTGTGAAGCCTGTGTCAGCATTCCTAGGTTGAGAAGGGATGCATTTTTCTGCTACTACTACAGTTTCACAGAATATTTGAGAAGACACACGGGAGAAACCGTTGGGgtgtaatgaatgtggaaaaacCTTTCGTCAGAAGTCAGCCCTAATTTTTCACCACAGGACTCGTATAAGACAGAAACCCTACGgatgtaatgaatgtggaaaatCATTCTGTGTGAAGTCAAGAGGCCAGAGAAAATGCACAAACTATAGGAAACTATAGGAAAGCATTTACTATGAGGTCATATTTTATGGAGTATGTGTAATAAGAAGTAGCTTCTCAATGAACATCAGATAGtagagaaagtattttttaactttatctaaTGCGTGGGCGTTTTAAgttaaaatctaaatttaataTAGAACAGAGGTGTTGAATTGCAGTATGTCTAGCAgcttaagaaaatgtggaaaaaagaTTTGTATTGAGAAATAGCATTTTACTTTGTTAATATGGTTTAGTTCATTTTCAAGACTGCTGTTTTCTAAGAGACTTGAAAATATGTCATTCGAGCCAATGGCTATAAGTAGTTCAAAGGTTTATTGCTTAGCCATGTGCAAAATAAGGGGATCCACAAACAAGAATGCTGTTGTATGTCCAGGAAGAAAGAGACCCTCAATATAGGGCCATAGTACAGGAGCCCACCAGCAGGATTTTTGAATAATCCTTGGGCAGACTAAATTTAGACGACCCGTCTCAGAATGGTGGATCAAAGGGGCAAGTCAATTTGCCTTGCATGCAACTTATGAGGATTAGTAGAAGAGAGTGGGTCCAGATTTCTGGTGGTTTCTGCCCT
The window above is part of the Rhinopithecus roxellana isolate Shanxi Qingling chromosome 11, ASM756505v1, whole genome shotgun sequence genome. Proteins encoded here:
- the ZNF37A gene encoding zinc finger protein 37A isoform X1, which encodes MITSQGSVSFRDVTVGFTQEEWQHLDPAQRTLYRDVMLENYSHLVSVGYCIPKPEVILKLEKGEEPWILKEKFPSQRHLEIINTSRNYSRMKFNEFNKGGKCLCGEKHEIIHSEEEPYEYNTNGNSFWLNEDLIWHQKIKNWEQPFEYNECGKAFPENSFFLVHKRGYTGQKTCKYTEHGKTCDMSFFITHQQTHPRENHYECNQCGENIFEESILLEHQSVYPFSQKLNLTPIQRTHSVNNIIEYNECGTFFSEKLVLHLQQRTHTGEKPYECHECGKTFTQKSAHTRHQRTHTGGKHYECHECGKTFYKNSDLIKHQRIHTGERPYRCHECGKSFSEKSTLTQHQRTHTGEKPYECHECGKTFSFKSVLTVHQKTHTGEKPYECYACGKAFLRKSDLIKHQRIHTGEKPYECNACGKSFSEKSTLTKHLRTHTGEKPYECIQCGKFFCYYSGFTEHLRRHTGEKPFGCNECGKTFRQKSALIVHQRTHIRQKPYGCNECGKSFCVKSKLIAHHRTHTGEKPYACNVCGKSFYVKSKLTVHQRTHLGRNPINVVSEGNYSG
- the ZNF37A gene encoding zinc finger protein 37A isoform X2 translates to MLENYSHLVSVGYCIPKPEVILKLEKGEEPWILKEKFPSQRHLEIINTSRNYSRMKFNEFNKGGKCLCGEKHEIIHSEEEPYEYNTNGNSFWLNEDLIWHQKIKNWEQPFEYNECGKAFPENSFFLVHKRGYTGQKTCKYTEHGKTCDMSFFITHQQTHPRENHYECNQCGENIFEESILLEHQSVYPFSQKLNLTPIQRTHSVNNIIEYNECGTFFSEKLVLHLQQRTHTGEKPYECHECGKTFTQKSAHTRHQRTHTGGKHYECHECGKTFYKNSDLIKHQRIHTGERPYRCHECGKSFSEKSTLTQHQRTHTGEKPYECHECGKTFSFKSVLTVHQKTHTGEKPYECYACGKAFLRKSDLIKHQRIHTGEKPYECNACGKSFSEKSTLTKHLRTHTGEKPYECIQCGKFFCYYSGFTEHLRRHTGEKPFGCNECGKTFRQKSALIVHQRTHIRQKPYGCNECGKSFCVKSKLIAHHRTHTGEKPYACNVCGKSFYVKSKLTVHQRTHLGRNPINVVSEGNYSG